A window of the Thalassoglobus sp. JC818 genome harbors these coding sequences:
- a CDS encoding PQQ-binding-like beta-propeller repeat protein yields the protein MRTPSIALSLFAFPILLSTAVIAGDWTNWRGPGIDGTVESGNYAVEWSDDKNLAWSISLPSRSGSTPIVLGDKIFVSCTIDEKNGLLCLNRQGETVWQQTLGEAKAGKHKKASASNPSPVTDGEYVFVYYKNGDFAALNLEGEIIWQKNLQAAYGEDTLWWDLGTSPVLTKDHVVIACMQSPPSPSYLAAFDKETGEEVWKVDRELGAPEEAAQSYSTPVVTEYEGQEQIVVLGADFVTCHSAQNGKELWRVGTLNPDQERFFRSIASPVITNGIVIAPYARGATLTAIRMGGSGNVTQSHVLWTKKDFSSDVPTPAAIDGKVFLCTDKGEVGCIDAESGEELWKVETPKNRLKFSSSPILAGNRLYLVREDAVTFVVDTDRKKIIATNELGSDEFIVSTPVFTDGQILIRTFDHLYCIGDAAKKVVKN from the coding sequence ATGCGAACACCTTCAATAGCTCTCTCTCTATTTGCATTCCCCATATTGCTCAGCACTGCAGTGATTGCAGGAGACTGGACAAACTGGCGTGGCCCCGGAATTGATGGGACCGTCGAGAGCGGGAATTACGCTGTCGAATGGTCCGACGACAAAAACCTCGCCTGGAGCATCAGCCTGCCGAGCCGAAGTGGTTCCACTCCAATCGTGCTGGGAGACAAGATCTTCGTCTCCTGTACGATCGACGAGAAAAACGGGCTGCTCTGCTTGAACCGCCAGGGTGAAACCGTTTGGCAACAAACGCTCGGGGAAGCCAAAGCTGGCAAACACAAGAAAGCCAGTGCCAGCAACCCCTCTCCTGTCACCGATGGAGAATATGTTTTCGTCTATTACAAGAACGGTGACTTCGCTGCTCTCAATCTGGAAGGAGAGATCATCTGGCAGAAAAACCTTCAAGCTGCCTACGGTGAAGACACTCTCTGGTGGGACCTTGGAACCTCGCCTGTTCTCACCAAGGACCATGTCGTCATCGCGTGCATGCAGAGTCCGCCCTCCCCTTCTTATCTCGCTGCATTTGACAAAGAGACTGGTGAGGAAGTCTGGAAAGTCGATCGTGAACTGGGTGCTCCTGAAGAAGCCGCTCAAAGCTACTCGACACCTGTCGTGACAGAATACGAGGGACAAGAGCAGATCGTGGTTCTCGGAGCCGACTTCGTTACCTGCCACTCTGCGCAAAACGGCAAAGAGCTGTGGCGTGTCGGAACATTGAACCCCGATCAGGAACGCTTCTTCCGCTCCATTGCATCGCCAGTGATCACCAACGGAATCGTCATCGCTCCATATGCTCGAGGAGCCACACTGACCGCAATCCGTATGGGTGGCAGCGGTAACGTGACACAATCACACGTCCTTTGGACGAAGAAAGACTTTTCGTCTGACGTCCCCACCCCAGCTGCGATCGACGGCAAAGTCTTTCTCTGTACAGACAAAGGGGAAGTCGGATGCATTGACGCGGAATCAGGCGAGGAACTCTGGAAGGTCGAAACTCCAAAGAATCGCCTCAAATTCAGTTCTTCCCCAATCCTCGCCGGCAACCGGTTGTATCTGGTCCGTGAGGATGCTGTGACGTTTGTCGTCGATACCGATCGCAAGAAGATCATCGCGACCAACGAACTTGGCAGTGACGAGTTCATCGTTTCGACGCCCGTCTTCACAGATGGTCAAATCCTGATTCGGACGTTCGATCATCTCTACTGCATCGGTGACGCGGCCAAGAAAGTGGTCAAAAACTGA
- a CDS encoding sulfatase, which produces MIARDLRRVCWMGLLVLTVFSPVRAAEPDSANDRPNVLFIAIDDLNDWEGCLGGHPQAKTPYMDRLAERGTLFSNAHCQAPLCNSSRTAIMTGLRPSSTGVYALQPWFRKVEELRDHVTLPQHFKSQGYKTLTAGKIYHGGFPPKPERTAEFDVWGPSAGVGVRPPEKLVTTPGGNHPLVDWGTFPHRDEDKGDWKVASWAVEQLEQPQEEPFFLSVGFFLPHVPCYATQKWFDLYPEDELIMPEVPEGDRSDVPHFSWYLYWKLPEVRLSWLKETGQWKPLVRAYLASVSFVDSQVGRVLDALEASGHADDTIVVLWSDHGWHLGEKDISGKNTLWHESTRVPLIFAGPGIQSGEICSQPAELIDMYPTLAELCGLPAPEGLDGHSLVPQLEDVTTARQWPAITTHNPGNHSVVTDRWRYIHYADGSEELYDLKSDPNEWTNLATSAAHAQTKSELAKLYPRNDASPAPGSKSRLLIKEGDQWLWEGEPIIDSELER; this is translated from the coding sequence ATGATTGCGCGCGACCTTAGGCGAGTGTGTTGGATGGGCTTGTTGGTGCTGACGGTGTTCTCGCCAGTCAGAGCGGCTGAGCCCGATTCCGCTAACGACCGCCCCAATGTTTTGTTCATCGCGATCGATGACCTGAATGACTGGGAAGGTTGTCTGGGAGGACACCCGCAAGCGAAGACTCCGTACATGGATCGACTCGCAGAGCGCGGAACTCTCTTCTCCAATGCACATTGTCAGGCGCCGCTTTGCAATTCCTCTCGAACGGCCATCATGACCGGGCTGCGTCCGTCGTCGACAGGCGTCTACGCCTTGCAGCCCTGGTTCCGAAAAGTCGAAGAACTGCGCGACCATGTCACGCTTCCGCAGCACTTCAAGTCGCAGGGATACAAAACGCTTACAGCTGGAAAGATCTATCACGGAGGTTTTCCACCCAAGCCGGAGCGAACGGCTGAGTTTGATGTCTGGGGGCCGTCAGCTGGCGTTGGTGTTCGTCCTCCGGAAAAACTCGTCACGACACCGGGCGGCAATCACCCGCTCGTCGACTGGGGGACGTTTCCTCATCGCGATGAAGACAAGGGAGACTGGAAGGTTGCAAGTTGGGCAGTTGAACAGCTTGAGCAACCTCAAGAAGAGCCGTTCTTTCTTTCAGTCGGTTTCTTTCTGCCGCATGTTCCCTGCTACGCAACACAAAAGTGGTTTGACCTGTACCCTGAAGACGAACTGATCATGCCAGAGGTTCCGGAAGGCGATCGTTCGGATGTTCCTCATTTTTCATGGTATCTGTATTGGAAACTGCCGGAAGTTCGGCTTTCTTGGCTGAAAGAAACCGGTCAATGGAAACCTCTCGTTCGGGCCTATCTGGCTTCTGTCAGTTTTGTCGACAGTCAAGTGGGACGCGTATTGGATGCTCTTGAAGCAAGCGGACACGCTGACGATACCATCGTCGTTCTGTGGTCAGATCATGGCTGGCATCTGGGAGAGAAAGACATCTCTGGTAAGAACACCTTGTGGCATGAGTCGACCCGTGTTCCTTTGATCTTCGCCGGGCCCGGAATTCAATCTGGGGAAATCTGTTCGCAGCCGGCAGAGCTCATCGACATGTATCCAACTCTGGCTGAGTTGTGCGGTCTTCCAGCTCCAGAAGGCTTGGACGGACACAGTCTTGTTCCGCAACTGGAAGATGTGACCACTGCTCGCCAATGGCCAGCCATCACCACACACAACCCCGGAAACCATTCCGTTGTGACGGACCGCTGGCGATATATCCATTACGCCGACGGCTCCGAAGAACTCTACGATCTGAAGAGTGATCCCAACGAATGGACCAACCTCGCCACGTCGGCAGCTCATGCCCAAACGAAGTCTGAACTCGCAAAGTTGTATCCGCGCAACGATGCCTCTCCCGCACCGGGCAGCAAGTCTCGCTTGCTCATTAAGGAGGGAGATCAATGGCTCTGGGAAGGCGAACCAATCATTGATTCCGAGTTGGAGCGGTAG
- a CDS encoding thioredoxin family protein: MDTVKPLIAIAGFMLALAFIPLRNAMMSPPDDYWFQARVVEQDEPVLVKFGADWCPPCVAMDPELARLKSRYSGKLHVVKINVDEKPHLAEHYGVSGIPRVILFDHGRVKRSRTGYASQQELSDWVAPYL, from the coding sequence ATGGACACAGTCAAACCGTTAATCGCAATCGCTGGATTTATGTTGGCTCTCGCATTCATTCCACTTCGGAATGCGATGATGTCTCCGCCGGATGATTACTGGTTTCAAGCACGCGTCGTCGAGCAAGACGAACCCGTCCTCGTCAAGTTTGGTGCTGACTGGTGTCCGCCCTGTGTCGCCATGGACCCCGAACTTGCCCGGCTGAAATCCCGTTACTCAGGAAAGCTGCACGTCGTCAAAATCAATGTCGATGAAAAGCCGCATCTGGCCGAACATTATGGAGTTTCGGGGATTCCTCGCGTCATCCTCTTTGATCATGGTCGAGTCAAACGTTCACGAACAGGATACGCTTCCCAACAAGAATTGAGTGACTGGGTCGCCCCATACCTGTGA
- a CDS encoding methyltransferase: MERQNEHEESGDQPSAFPRLSADLQSLPEIPGGWQDREFDVSGTTLKVLCPAQPDLFLDDDEVLKANEQNDYTPYWAFLWPSSITMSLLISQAPWTPGTQVLELGSGIGLVGLAGLARGDRVTFSDYDPTSLHLCRMNAVRNGFSDPATLQLDWREPTAQQFDAIVGCEVTYDAPSHGVILNLLSFMLSENGVCWLGDPGRYQSERFYQMAQSEGFSVRVLDTELNELKQPKSNGFQIMELRRSST, from the coding sequence ATGGAACGACAGAATGAACACGAGGAGAGTGGCGATCAGCCATCGGCATTCCCTCGATTGTCCGCGGACTTGCAATCGCTTCCGGAGATCCCCGGTGGATGGCAAGACCGAGAGTTCGACGTATCAGGAACAACACTAAAGGTTTTGTGTCCTGCACAACCGGATCTTTTCCTGGATGACGATGAAGTTCTGAAGGCGAACGAGCAAAACGACTATACACCGTACTGGGCGTTTCTGTGGCCCTCTTCGATTACAATGAGTCTGTTGATATCACAAGCGCCGTGGACGCCTGGAACACAGGTTCTTGAGCTTGGATCGGGAATTGGTCTTGTGGGGTTGGCGGGGCTGGCGCGAGGAGATCGTGTGACATTCAGTGACTACGATCCAACCTCGTTGCATTTGTGTCGGATGAATGCAGTTCGCAATGGGTTTTCAGACCCCGCGACGCTTCAACTGGACTGGCGGGAACCGACTGCTCAACAGTTCGATGCAATCGTCGGTTGCGAAGTGACGTATGATGCTCCGTCGCATGGTGTCATCCTGAACTTACTCTCCTTCATGCTCTCGGAAAACGGCGTCTGCTGGCTCGGTGATCCCGGACGTTATCAGTCTGAGAGATTCTATCAAATGGCCCAGAGTGAAGGTTTCTCAGTTCGTGTACTCGACACAGAACTGAACGAGCTGAAGCAGCCAAAGTCTAACGGTTTTCAGATCATGGAACTGCGTCGATCGTCGACCTGA
- a CDS encoding TadE/TadG family type IV pilus assembly protein produces MRISLKRFKSACQSNRRAVAAVEFAIVAPIFMSIALGVMEMGRALDVSTNLTGAVREAGRFAAMHRNGIVPQGMTTNQKVILDIRNVLKANGVNGDAAAITITHAEGPNQGQTFDLDSSDNYMQYFNISITIAYQEVSGFPLKFMHGQSLRSSIIFRLGLK; encoded by the coding sequence ATGAGAATTTCTTTAAAACGGTTCAAATCGGCATGCCAGTCAAATCGGCGTGCGGTGGCAGCGGTTGAATTCGCAATCGTCGCTCCGATTTTCATGTCGATTGCTCTCGGTGTGATGGAGATGGGACGTGCGCTCGATGTCTCCACCAATCTGACAGGGGCTGTTCGCGAAGCGGGTCGTTTCGCAGCCATGCACAGGAATGGAATTGTTCCTCAGGGAATGACGACGAACCAAAAAGTCATTTTGGACATTCGCAACGTGCTGAAAGCGAATGGGGTCAATGGCGATGCCGCTGCAATCACGATTACGCATGCTGAAGGCCCCAATCAGGGGCAGACGTTCGATCTTGATTCCTCAGACAACTACATGCAGTACTTCAATATCAGCATCACCATCGCTTATCAGGAGGTCAGCGGTTTTCCCCTCAAATTTATGCACGGACAGTCATTGCGTTCGTCAATCATTTTCCGACTCGGATTGAAGTAG
- a CDS encoding YbjN domain-containing protein, translated as MRILSLIVLLLTVAASPLIAQQPESSQIKSLENLMQFFQRIGVNSQADLEQGFIAIPVKKEAFEAVHVVRWATSDGVVHFIQVIPLKVAPERIAALESAIVRLNHSYPVPGLGFNHETGTLYFRMTVPFAPAGYLTEQEAQEYFGYCINQAYQFVPTLTELIEGRVEPENVLQYHRQVLQDSLGPYGIWKKTAAGSEWTLILKANGETTLQRDGEVVVDSMAKVEGTTVTFDDINGALAADDSGVYDFTVQGGQLVFVKKSDTSTGREQILTGDAWTR; from the coding sequence ATGAGAATCTTGAGTCTGATTGTTTTGTTACTGACTGTCGCTGCTTCGCCTCTTATCGCGCAGCAACCGGAATCTTCACAGATTAAGTCGCTGGAAAACTTGATGCAGTTTTTCCAGAGAATCGGAGTCAACAGCCAAGCCGATCTGGAACAGGGATTCATTGCAATTCCCGTGAAAAAGGAAGCATTTGAGGCGGTTCACGTCGTCCGCTGGGCGACATCGGACGGTGTCGTTCACTTCATTCAGGTGATCCCACTCAAGGTTGCTCCGGAACGCATTGCAGCGCTCGAATCAGCTATCGTTCGACTGAATCACAGCTATCCGGTCCCTGGACTTGGGTTCAATCACGAAACTGGAACCTTGTACTTCCGGATGACTGTTCCCTTCGCGCCGGCGGGATATCTGACCGAACAGGAGGCTCAGGAGTATTTCGGGTACTGCATCAATCAGGCTTATCAGTTTGTTCCGACGCTGACGGAGCTCATCGAGGGACGCGTCGAACCGGAAAACGTTCTGCAATATCATCGGCAGGTTCTTCAAGATTCACTCGGTCCCTACGGAATCTGGAAGAAAACCGCAGCTGGCAGTGAATGGACGTTGATCTTAAAAGCCAACGGCGAAACCACACTTCAACGCGATGGAGAAGTCGTGGTTGACTCGATGGCGAAAGTTGAAGGGACGACAGTTACCTTCGATGACATCAACGGAGCACTCGCGGCCGACGACTCAGGAGTCTACGACTTCACAGTTCAAGGTGGACAACTGGTCTTCGTCAAGAAGAGCGACACGAGCACCGGGCGAGAACAGATTCTGACTGGTGACGCCTGGACGCGATAA
- the recQ gene encoding DNA helicase RecQ gives MTRAAAKPDQAQHYRKQLAKVLQDYWGYDSFHELQLPAMQSVLADRDSLVVLPTGGGKSLCYQAPAMCRDGMAIVISPLISLMKDQVDSLRENGISAAFINSTLTAQEKWEIADQIKGGEIKLLYLAPERIQARGQLTRLIESGNPSFVAVDEAHCVSQWGHDFRPHYRELRSLREWFPEISFHGYTATATNRVRTDIIEQLGLHEPEVLIGHFDRPNLFYRIAQRDNLLEQVQAVIDKFPSRAGVIYCISRKEVERVTDQLQTLGYRAAAYHAGMDDVERQANQEAFIKDEIQIIVATVAFGMGIDKPDVRFVIHIGIPKTLENYQQETGRAGRDGLNSECHLFFGGNDARTWKRIFSDQPPNLQQASLESLQTVVDFCHSLDCRHRSLVQHFGQELPEDCSTACDHCTDGRDFEPDSLRYSQMILSSIYRQGEQYATSYTIRVLQGRSDDRIRQNAHDELTTFGLLRNKSQETIKAWIGQLVSQGFLAASGEFGILKITERGGKLLRGEVEPRLSKPAPKRSQSASRKSPSKPAVPAHAADLFEELRILRTRIAREKSVAPYLIFGDAALQDMALKLPTTEQEFLEVSGVGTKKCEQYGEEFLNLIRDSLEQAKSSSVATDDSDDSQKSESPRRPISQASLRVFPLFDEGKTIEEVCEELGRQPSTVEKYLIDYLRSKKTTDAAPWVSPEIINTVEAALEELKSPRLKVLFEHFEEEIDYTTLRIVVECYRNKMSD, from the coding sequence ATGACTCGCGCAGCAGCGAAACCTGATCAAGCACAGCATTATCGCAAACAGCTCGCGAAAGTTCTGCAGGATTATTGGGGATACGATTCCTTCCACGAGTTGCAGCTGCCCGCGATGCAATCGGTCCTGGCAGACCGTGACTCGCTGGTTGTGCTTCCAACCGGCGGAGGGAAGTCGCTCTGCTATCAAGCCCCAGCGATGTGCCGCGACGGAATGGCCATTGTCATTTCTCCATTGATCTCACTCATGAAAGATCAGGTCGATTCACTCAGAGAGAATGGGATTTCCGCTGCTTTTATCAACAGCACACTCACAGCTCAGGAAAAGTGGGAGATCGCCGATCAGATCAAAGGGGGAGAGATCAAACTGCTGTATCTCGCCCCAGAACGCATTCAGGCTCGCGGCCAACTAACGCGGTTGATTGAATCAGGAAACCCGTCGTTTGTCGCCGTCGACGAAGCCCATTGTGTCAGTCAGTGGGGACACGATTTCCGCCCTCACTATCGAGAACTGAGGTCGCTTCGCGAATGGTTTCCGGAAATCAGTTTTCATGGCTACACAGCCACAGCCACGAATCGGGTTCGCACCGACATCATTGAACAACTGGGTCTTCACGAACCAGAAGTTCTGATTGGCCATTTTGACCGACCGAATCTCTTCTATCGGATCGCCCAGCGAGACAATCTGCTGGAACAGGTTCAGGCGGTGATTGATAAATTCCCATCGAGGGCGGGAGTCATCTACTGCATCAGCCGCAAAGAAGTCGAACGTGTCACCGACCAGCTTCAGACTCTGGGGTATCGTGCTGCGGCCTATCATGCAGGCATGGACGATGTGGAACGGCAGGCAAATCAGGAAGCGTTCATCAAAGATGAAATTCAGATCATCGTCGCGACTGTCGCCTTCGGAATGGGGATCGACAAGCCTGACGTCCGCTTCGTGATCCATATTGGAATTCCGAAGACTCTTGAGAATTATCAACAGGAAACCGGTCGGGCTGGCCGTGACGGATTGAACTCGGAATGTCATCTCTTTTTCGGAGGCAACGACGCCCGAACCTGGAAACGCATCTTCAGCGACCAGCCGCCGAATCTGCAACAAGCCTCTCTGGAGTCGCTGCAGACAGTCGTCGATTTCTGCCATTCCCTCGACTGTCGACACCGAAGCCTGGTGCAACACTTCGGACAAGAACTACCCGAGGATTGCTCAACTGCCTGCGACCACTGCACAGACGGACGCGACTTCGAACCGGACTCGCTTCGCTACTCGCAGATGATTCTCTCGTCGATTTATCGGCAGGGAGAACAATACGCCACGAGCTATACGATTCGCGTGTTGCAGGGCCGGTCTGATGACCGTATTCGCCAAAATGCACATGATGAATTGACAACATTCGGACTTCTCCGGAACAAATCCCAAGAGACCATCAAAGCCTGGATTGGCCAGCTTGTCAGTCAGGGTTTTCTCGCAGCATCGGGAGAGTTCGGAATCCTGAAGATCACCGAGCGGGGCGGGAAATTGTTGAGAGGAGAAGTTGAGCCTCGACTCTCGAAGCCTGCACCAAAACGCTCTCAGTCTGCGTCTCGAAAGTCCCCATCTAAGCCAGCAGTACCAGCACATGCAGCGGACCTGTTCGAGGAACTCCGTATCCTTCGAACTCGCATCGCTCGCGAAAAATCTGTCGCTCCGTATCTCATCTTCGGGGATGCTGCTCTGCAGGACATGGCATTGAAGCTGCCGACGACCGAACAGGAATTTCTCGAAGTCTCAGGCGTTGGCACCAAGAAGTGCGAGCAATACGGTGAAGAGTTCTTGAACTTGATTCGCGACTCACTGGAACAGGCAAAGTCTTCTTCTGTTGCAACCGACGACTCCGATGACAGTCAAAAGTCCGAATCGCCTCGTCGACCGATTTCACAGGCGAGTTTGCGAGTCTTCCCGCTCTTCGATGAGGGGAAAACGATCGAGGAGGTTTGCGAGGAACTGGGTCGCCAACCATCGACTGTCGAGAAATACCTCATCGACTATCTACGCTCAAAAAAGACGACCGATGCCGCTCCCTGGGTGAGTCCCGAAATCATCAACACAGTCGAAGCTGCACTCGAGGAACTCAAGTCGCCCCGCTTGAAAGTTCTCTTCGAACACTTTGAAGAAGAGATCGACTACACGACGCTGCGAATCGTCGTCGAATGTTACCGCAACAAAATGTCGGATTGA
- a CDS encoding vWA domain-containing protein, translating into MAYISQELRERRGAFLILSAVVLVGCLTIVSLAVDIGFLNLTKQRMQNAVDAAALAASLEITNAINNAPLDTLDVTGYALAQARLEAARVAQLNGVFVDPDADVTFGKRTYDDLTGKYSVQWNASPSNVVKVVARRDNDDVERPDGKLQLFFSGVTGDRRAVVRTDAIAYVESRDIVVVHDFSRSMNFDSYFNDESNYHLADAEVIANLSKVWTDLQMPNTGNLTFTPEYLTVTNSSDGITASVEFQYDDLRVTSGADIQQVQVRYTNGSSHTFTGLSGNDVNINGNRDIETAWVTLNASGESDPVTVTESGVDVEFSGDRLTATINSPYRVREVYVGFTNGGDDYESHGSYGPYNYTYEADAPIDYMYLELLDGRSFWYYFDAPDGAGTVTIRFDDTDSAVKDYFNLTQSYPYQAGSWNGYIDHVRTYGEFRNRGYREKYGGLTLINYILKYYSSYDETKDLWKTRHYPFHAIKEGHFLFCDYLADLGFDDHIGMVSYDTNHRMEMVVNEPDPLIPYVDVRDEPITDDYLSIKDLMRYKQASHYSNSTNMGGGLKDGTLMVNTYSRPGSKKTILLMTDGNTNTMDSGESTSLPYGWSWNQLLDYDNDGSADYTTNSGHKRYVLRLAYEAQQAGIMIHTMSVGVDADRDLMEAIAHIGGGHHIIVPGGASVSDMEAQVNAGFHRIASFVPPATLLPEE; encoded by the coding sequence ATGGCGTACATATCTCAGGAGTTAAGAGAGCGCAGAGGAGCGTTTTTAATCCTCTCGGCAGTGGTGCTCGTTGGGTGTTTGACAATTGTATCGCTGGCAGTCGATATCGGGTTCTTGAACCTGACCAAGCAACGGATGCAGAATGCCGTCGATGCCGCCGCGTTGGCAGCGTCTCTCGAGATTACTAATGCCATTAACAATGCACCTCTCGATACTCTGGATGTGACCGGCTACGCACTTGCCCAAGCACGTCTTGAAGCAGCGCGTGTTGCCCAACTGAATGGAGTGTTTGTTGACCCCGATGCCGATGTGACATTCGGCAAGCGGACGTACGACGACCTGACCGGGAAGTACAGTGTTCAGTGGAACGCTTCTCCTTCGAATGTCGTGAAGGTTGTGGCTCGACGCGACAATGACGATGTTGAGAGACCAGACGGCAAGCTGCAGCTCTTCTTCTCCGGAGTCACCGGAGATCGACGGGCTGTCGTCCGAACAGATGCCATCGCCTATGTTGAATCGCGTGACATTGTTGTGGTTCACGACTTTTCCCGCTCGATGAACTTCGATAGCTATTTCAATGATGAGTCGAACTACCACCTCGCGGATGCCGAGGTCATCGCGAACCTCTCGAAAGTCTGGACCGATCTGCAGATGCCCAACACCGGCAATCTCACGTTCACTCCTGAGTATCTGACGGTGACAAACAGTTCAGACGGTATCACTGCCTCTGTCGAGTTTCAGTACGATGACCTCCGAGTCACAAGTGGCGCAGATATTCAGCAGGTGCAGGTGCGTTATACAAATGGAAGTTCCCACACCTTCACGGGACTCAGCGGAAACGATGTCAATATCAACGGAAACCGAGATATTGAGACTGCCTGGGTGACGCTCAACGCATCGGGAGAATCCGACCCAGTGACTGTCACGGAATCGGGAGTCGATGTTGAGTTTTCCGGTGATCGTTTGACAGCCACGATTAACTCACCGTATCGAGTCCGAGAAGTCTACGTTGGATTCACAAACGGCGGAGACGACTACGAAAGTCACGGAAGCTACGGGCCATACAACTATACGTATGAAGCCGACGCTCCGATTGACTATATGTATCTCGAACTTCTTGATGGACGTTCGTTCTGGTACTACTTCGATGCTCCTGATGGAGCTGGAACTGTGACCATCCGATTCGATGACACAGACTCTGCTGTGAAAGATTACTTCAATCTCACTCAGTCCTATCCATATCAGGCTGGGAGCTGGAATGGATATATTGACCACGTTCGAACTTATGGAGAGTTCAGAAACCGTGGCTATCGAGAAAAGTACGGCGGACTCACTCTGATCAACTACATTCTGAAGTACTACTCAAGTTACGATGAAACGAAGGATCTCTGGAAGACCCGGCACTATCCGTTCCACGCCATTAAAGAAGGGCACTTCCTGTTCTGTGATTATCTCGCAGATCTCGGATTCGACGACCACATCGGAATGGTCAGCTACGACACAAATCACCGAATGGAAATGGTGGTGAATGAGCCTGATCCGCTCATCCCGTATGTGGATGTTCGAGATGAGCCGATCACAGATGACTACCTCTCGATTAAAGATTTGATGCGTTACAAGCAGGCGTCCCACTACTCCAATTCCACGAACATGGGTGGCGGGTTGAAAGATGGAACGCTGATGGTGAACACGTATAGTCGGCCTGGGTCGAAGAAAACGATCCTGCTTATGACCGACGGAAATACGAACACCATGGATTCCGGCGAGAGCACAAGTCTTCCGTATGGTTGGAGCTGGAACCAGCTTCTGGACTACGACAACGACGGAAGCGCGGACTACACCACCAACAGTGGTCATAAGCGGTACGTGTTGCGTCTCGCATATGAGGCTCAACAGGCTGGGATCATGATTCACACGATGAGCGTGGGGGTCGATGCTGACCGTGACCTGATGGAAGCCATCGCCCATATAGGCGGCGGCCATCACATCATCGTTCCCGGAGGAGCCAGTGTTTCTGACATGGAAGCACAAGTGAATGCCGGCTTCCATCGCATTGCTTCGTTCGTTCCACCAGCGACTTTGCTTCCTGAGGAATAA
- the xerD gene encoding site-specific tyrosine recombinase XerD: protein MPPRRRPQQSAPSSVEHHLHPSQFVDAFLSYLQAECGMSMNTVKAYKNDIEQFVTWMNNSHVGSVLDVDLNALSQFLQALHERNLKPTTISRRLVAIKMFFRYLVLEGVVAESTVDLMSSPKLWQYLPTVLSPEMVDRLLDAPSWEDSFPKRDRAILTVLYATGCRASEVAGMQLRDLRLEENYCRCLGKGNKERIVNLNPIARKALDDYLDKERPQLIRRRDADDLFVTRTGRGVTRIMIWHVVKKYAKRIGCSDKISPHTLRHSFATHMLAGGAEIRALQEMLGHASIRTTQIYTQVEHSRLKSIHTKCHPRG from the coding sequence ATGCCTCCTCGTCGCCGTCCCCAGCAATCTGCACCGAGTTCGGTGGAGCATCATCTTCATCCGTCTCAGTTTGTCGATGCGTTTCTCTCGTATCTGCAGGCTGAATGCGGAATGTCGATGAACACGGTGAAGGCGTACAAGAATGACATCGAGCAGTTCGTCACCTGGATGAACAACTCGCATGTTGGGTCCGTCCTCGATGTCGACCTCAATGCCCTCTCGCAATTTCTGCAAGCACTTCACGAACGCAATCTGAAGCCAACGACCATCTCTCGCCGACTCGTCGCGATCAAGATGTTCTTCCGTTATCTCGTTCTGGAAGGAGTCGTCGCTGAGAGCACCGTTGACCTGATGTCTTCGCCGAAGCTCTGGCAATACCTTCCGACAGTCCTCAGCCCGGAAATGGTCGATCGGCTTCTCGACGCACCTTCGTGGGAAGACAGCTTTCCCAAACGCGACCGGGCCATTCTCACCGTTCTCTACGCGACCGGCTGTCGGGCATCCGAAGTTGCGGGGATGCAACTGCGAGACCTGAGACTCGAGGAAAACTACTGCCGCTGCCTCGGCAAGGGAAACAAAGAACGCATTGTCAATTTGAATCCGATCGCCCGCAAGGCGCTGGACGACTACCTCGACAAAGAGCGCCCGCAGCTGATCCGTCGACGCGATGCTGACGACCTGTTCGTCACCCGCACCGGACGGGGAGTAACACGGATAATGATCTGGCACGTCGTGAAGAAGTACGCGAAACGAATCGGGTGCAGCGACAAGATCAGCCCGCACACGCTTCGTCACAGCTTCGCAACTCACATGCTCGCTGGTGGAGCAGAGATTCGGGCACTTCAGGAAATGCTTGGCCATGCCAGCATCCGAACGACTCAAATCTACACCCAAGTGGAACACAGTCGTCTTAAGTCCATTCACACCAAGTGCCACCCACGCGGATAG